One region of Nitrospirota bacterium genomic DNA includes:
- a CDS encoding Hsp20/alpha crystallin family protein, whose translation MKPLIKWNPFTELSSFRRDVDDLFTHFFERSGGWMPGMLRERFFPALESFYKEGKFVVRAELPGIDPKDVDISIMGNQLTIKGERKSEKDIKEDDYIMMERSLGSFIRTITLPEGVDSTKVHAGYHEGILDISMPCAEAAAPKKIIVEIEGAEEKIVKKAA comes from the coding sequence ATGAAACCTTTAATTAAATGGAATCCCTTTACTGAGCTTTCATCATTCCGCCGCGATGTAGATGACCTGTTTACTCATTTTTTCGAACGGAGCGGTGGATGGATGCCGGGCATGTTAAGGGAGAGATTTTTTCCGGCTTTAGAGTCTTTTTATAAAGAGGGTAAATTTGTGGTCAGGGCTGAACTGCCGGGTATTGATCCTAAAGATGTGGATATCTCCATTATGGGTAATCAATTGACAATTAAAGGGGAGCGTAAGTCAGAGAAGGATATTAAAGAAGATGATTATATTATGATGGAACGCTCACTCGGTTCTTTTATAAGGACTATTACATTACCTGAGGGCGTAGACTCCACAAAAGTTCATGCCGGATATCATGAAGGTATTCTCGATATCTCAATGCCATGTGCAGAGGCGGCTGCTCCCAAGAAGATTATTGTTGAGATTGAGGGAGCAGAAGAAAAGATAGTTAAGAAGGCTGCTTAA